In one Chitinivibrionales bacterium genomic region, the following are encoded:
- a CDS encoding AraC family transcriptional regulator — protein sequence MMHFKTISELDKAEGFPPPENPLFSLNLLTKSSRFKKDLEFTCDCYIICFKKVKSGELLYGKTKYDHNTGLMFFAKPSQVFITRGLQLKEKGFAIHCHQDFLMGHPLFAEIKKYSFFDYETHEALHLSPREKEIMWSLYYKMETEYHNNPDEFSKAIILSHLDSILKYAQRFYKRQFIDRKPLSGVTVSRFNEHLEAYFENGRAEGKGLPTVNHMATQLALSPKYLSDLLKQETGKTALELIHLFVISEAKNMLVGGEQNVSEIAYQLGFENPPYFSRLFKKEVGISPKEFKKSLLN from the coding sequence ATGATGCATTTCAAAACCATAAGCGAACTAGACAAGGCCGAGGGTTTCCCGCCGCCGGAGAATCCGTTGTTCAGTCTCAACCTTCTTACCAAATCGAGCCGATTCAAGAAGGACTTGGAATTTACCTGTGATTGTTACATCATCTGCTTCAAGAAAGTGAAATCCGGAGAACTTTTGTACGGCAAGACAAAATATGACCACAACACTGGCCTCATGTTCTTTGCAAAACCGTCACAGGTTTTTATTACGCGTGGCCTCCAACTGAAGGAAAAGGGATTTGCTATTCATTGTCATCAGGATTTCTTGATGGGGCATCCTCTTTTTGCGGAAATCAAGAAATACAGCTTCTTTGACTATGAAACGCATGAAGCGCTTCACCTATCGCCAAGGGAAAAAGAAATCATGTGGTCGTTGTATTACAAGATGGAAACGGAGTACCACAACAATCCGGATGAATTTAGTAAAGCCATCATCCTCTCGCATCTGGATTCAATCTTGAAATATGCCCAACGCTTTTATAAAAGGCAATTCATCGACCGGAAACCGCTATCCGGCGTTACCGTTTCAAGGTTCAACGAACACCTTGAGGCCTATTTTGAAAATGGTCGAGCAGAGGGAAAGGGATTGCCTACCGTAAACCACATGGCTACACAGCTGGCCTTGTCCCCAAAATACCTGAGCGACTTGTTGAAGCAGGAAACCGGAAAGACCGCGTTGGAGTTGATTCATCTATTTGTGATCTCCGAAGCCAAAAACATGCTTGTCGGTGGCGAGCAGAACGTATCAGAAATCGCATATCAACTCGGCTTTGAAAATCCGCCTTACTTTTCTCGGCTTTTTAAGAAGGAAGTTGGCATAAGTCCAAAGGAATTTAAAAAGTCCCTTCTTAATTAG